In one Musa acuminata AAA Group cultivar baxijiao chromosome BXJ2-5, Cavendish_Baxijiao_AAA, whole genome shotgun sequence genomic region, the following are encoded:
- the LOC135612769 gene encoding uncharacterized protein LOC135612769: protein MAPARLNVGDRPKEEGASICINDALTDDELRAVFAWLEKEDERDLFGLVCKRWLRLQSSERRRLRARAGPAMLRRMTDRFPGLLELDLSQSASRSFYPGVTDSDLAVIAAGFRNLRVLDLQNCKGVTDVGMISLGNDLPSLQSLDVSQCRKITDKGLVAVALGCSSLKRLHVAGSKSVTDELLKALSRSCSCLEDLGLAGCNNITDTGLSALADGCRYINSLDISKCTKIGDIGVSRIAEVASSSLKILKLLDCFRVGDESIFSLAHFCHNLETLVIGGCRDVTDESIKALSLACCDSLRSLRMDWCLNITDSSLNSVLSNCRHLAALDIGCCDKLTDLAFQSVGMGGFESQLKVLKMSNCMKITVSGVGFMLKFCKSLEYVDLRSCPHITRLGCQQAGLQFPECCKTNYDGSLSENEIIVDVFF from the exons ATGGCCCCGGCGAGGTTGAATGTTGGGGATCGGCCGAAGGAGGAGGGGGCAAGTATCTGCATCAATGACGCCCTTACCGACGACGAGCTTCGGGCTGTGTTCGCGTGGCTGGAGAAGGAAGATGAGAGGGACCTGTTCGGGCTCGTCTGTAAGCGCTGGCTCCGCCTTCAGAGTTCGGAGCGCCGCCGCCTCCGGGCCCGGGCCGGCCCCGCCATGCTCCGCCGGATGACCGACCGGTTTCCGGGTCTCCTTGAGCTTGACCTCTCTCAATCCGCCTCGAGGTCGTTCTACCCTGGAGTTACCGACTCAGATCTTGCTGTCATTGCCGCTGGATTTCGGAATTTACGTGTCCTCGATCTCCAGAACTGTAAAG GTGTCACTGATGTTGGAATGATTTCTCTGGGAAATGACCTTCCATCCCTCCAGTCCCTAGATGTTTCCCAGTGTAGAAAAATTACGGACAAAGGATTGGTGGCTGTTGCTTTGGGTTGTTCCTCTTTGAAAAGGTTGCATGTAGCTGGATCAAAATCTGTAACAGATGAGTTACTAAAAGCACTGTCTAGGAGCTGCTCATGCCTAGAAGATCTAGGATTGGCAGGATGCAACAACATAACAGACACTGGGCTCTCAGCTCTTGCTGATGGTTGTCGATATATTAACTCTTTAGATATTAGTAAATGCACCAAAATTGGTGATATTGGAGTCTCAAGAATTGCTGAGGTTGCGTCATCATCGTTGAAGATTCTCAAGTTGTTGGACTGTTTCAGAGTTGGTGATGAATCCATATTTTCCTTGGCCCACTTCTGCCATAACCTTGAAACTCTTGTAATTGGTGGATGCCGCGATGTTACAGATGAATCTATAAAGGCTCTGTCGCTTGCTTGTTGCGACAGCCTAAGGAGCTTAAGGATGGACTGGTGTTTAAACATTACAGACTCATCCTTGAACTCTGTGCTGTCAAACTGTAGACATCTTGCAGCTCTCGACATAGGTTGCTGTGACAAACTAACCGATTTGGCTTTCCAGTCAGTTGGAATGGGAGGATTTGAGTCGCAACTGAAGGTTTTAAAGATGAGTAACTGCATGAAGATCACAGTTTCTGGCGTAGGCTTCATGTTGAAATTCTGCAAATCCCTGGAGTACGTTGACCTGCGATCATGCCCTCATATTACAAGGTTGGGTTGTCAGCAGGCTGGATTGCAGTTTCCTGAATGCTGTAAAACAAATTATGATGGCAGcttatccgaaaatgaaattattgTTGATGTCTTCTTTTAA
- the LOC103985759 gene encoding kunitz trypsin inhibitor 5-like, giving the protein MELLVLLPIFLYALSAEATIFASVRDTDRRSLRPGHEYYVLPLIRGHGGGLSLAARSNDTCPLAVAQESSEVSDGLPLTFSPVNPKDKYVKMSTDLNVWFAAETICVQSTVWRLGDAEATGRRYVVTGGLKGDPGLATVSNWFKIERYGESDYKLVHCPSVCRFCKVVCGDVGVFVEGGKRWLGLSDEPFPVMFKNAAHPVRL; this is encoded by the coding sequence ATGGAGCTGCTCGTCCTGCTTCCCATCTTCCTCTACGCGCTCTCCGCGGAGGCAACGATATTTGCCTCCGTGCGCGACACCGACAGGCGGAGCCTCCGCCCGGGACACGAGTACTACGTCCTGCCCCTCATCCGCGGCCACGGAGGCGGGCTCTCGCTCGCCGCCCGCAGCAACGACACCTGCCCGCTCGCGGTGGCCCAGGAGAGCTCGGAGGTGAGCGATGGCCTCCCCCTCACCTTCTCGCCGGTGAACCCTAAGGACAAGTACGTGAAGATGTCGACGGACCTCAACGTATGGTTCGCCGCCGAGACCATCTGCGTGCAGTCGACCGTGTGGAGGCTGGGGGACGCCGAGGCTACCGGACGGCGATACGTGGTCACCGGCGGCCTCAAGGGGGATCCGGGGCTGGCAACGGTGAGCAACTGGTTCAAGATCGAGAGGTACGGGGAGAGCGACTATAAGCTCGTCCATTGCCCGAGCGTGTGCAGGTTCTGCAAGGTGGTGTGCGGGGACGTGGGCGTGTTTGTGGAGGGTGGGAAGAGGTGGTTGGGGCTCAGCGATGAGCCTTTCCCCGTCATGTTCAAGAATGCAGCACACCCCGTCAGGCTCTAA
- the LOC103985954 gene encoding transcription factor SRM1-like — MNNLAKRCNSVSVPENFSDCIPACTNCKCGKMDAGKQSSSTIWTREAVREYEVALVSYIEGHRIHVPWEKVAAYLPGRTVAEVKEHYDELVEGICRTHPYALSLPYCHLPEDSAAGCSDGNMGSVVEPTRDQGEITSTAESNPGQGNDTGGDSVITDEHHPSEDDEQGQEAGSKAP, encoded by the exons ATGAATAATCTGGCAAAACGCTGTAACTCGGTTTCAGttccagaaaatttcagcg ATTGCATCCCTGCTTGTACAAACTGCAAGTGTGGTAAGATGGATGCTGGGAAGCAGAGCAGCAGTACAATTTGGACTCGGGAGGCGGTCAGGGAATATGAAGTGGCCTTGGTTTCATATATTGAGGGCCATCGCATTCACGTTCCTTGGGAAAAAGTTGCAGCATATCTGCCTGGAAGAACCGTGGCCGAAGTCAAAGAGCACTATGACGAACTAGTGGAAGGCATCTGCAGGACTCATCCTTATGCACTGTCTCTTCCCTACTGTCATCTACCTGAGGATTCTGCTGCTGGTTGTAGTGATGGCAACATGGGAAGTGTGGTTGAACCAACGAGAGACCAAGGAGAGATCACGAGCACCGCAGAGAGCAACCCTGGACAGGGGAACGACACAG GTGGCGATTCTGTGATCACAGACGAGCATCATCCGTCAGAAGACGATGAACAGGGACAGGAGGCGGGGTCGAAGGCTCCATGA
- the LOC103985953 gene encoding protein RADIALIS-like 6 — translation MDAGKQGSSSFWSWEENKKFEVAIVAYTENHHIPIPWDKIAADLPGRTVAEIKAHYDELLEDICRIELCALSLPDCDVPEQSAAGCSVANRGSVNEPRRDQEEIKSAAEGNPGQRKNTSDDSCTEILHPSEDDEQGQEKEIKDPSP, via the exons ATGGATGCTGGGAAGCAGGGCAGCAGTTCATTTTGGAGttgggaggagaataagaaattTGAAGTGGCCATCGTTGCATATACTGAGAACCATCACATTCCCATTCCTTGGGATAAAATTGCAGCAGATCTGCCTGGAAGAACCGTGGCCGAAATCAAAGCCCACTATGACGAACTATTGGAAGACATCTGCAGGATTGAACTTTGTGCACTGTCTCTTCCCGACTGTGATGTACCTGAGCAATCTGCTGCTGGTTGTAGTGTTGCCAACAGAGGAAGTGTGAATGAACCAAGGAGAGACCAAGAAGAGATCAAGAGCGCCGCAGAGGGCAACCCTGGACAGAGGAAGAACACAA GTGACGACTCATGCACGGAAATACTTCATCCGTCAGAAGACGATGAACAAGGGCAGGAGAAGGAGATCAAGGATCCTTCTCCTTGA